DNA from Phoenix dactylifera cultivar Barhee BC4 unplaced genomic scaffold, palm_55x_up_171113_PBpolish2nd_filt_p 000771F, whole genome shotgun sequence:
GTTTTCTCTGAATTCACTATTCTTGCTTTACACTGCTTGTAATTTTCTGAATTATCTCTCGCGCTTTTAACCAAGAATTTATATAACAATTTGCTTTTCTAGTGATATTTCATGATGACATATGTTTATTGAACAATTTATAGGAGTTTAGTTAAGATTTGCATTATCGCAGCTAAATTGTGAGGATTAGctattttatgttgatgattATTACAGATTTCAATATATAATCAGGCCAATTTCTTACACTTTGTACTTTGGCATTTTGCTCTGTTGCTTCCCcttactttaaagataagatgcCAACATTGACTCCGGGGACTCTACTGAAACTCCTTGATGGCATGAAGGTGGGTGCTGCCAAACCGATCGGCGAGCACCGGAGTGCGCTCTTGCAAGTGTCTGACATCTTGCCAATAGATGTCGATGAAAAGGATCTCTGGCCAACGCGTGGGTTTTACATTAAGGTGTCTGATTCTTCCTATTTTATGTATGCTAGCCTACCATTTGAACAAAATGACCTTGTTCTTAGCAACAAGATGCAGCTTGGGCAGTTCATgtatgtagatagattagaGCCGGGCTTGCCTGTTCCGGTTGTCAAGGGAGCAAGGCCATTGCCTGGAAGACACCCATTGGTGGGCAGGCCGCAACCTATTGTGCCAAT
Protein-coding regions in this window:
- the LOC120107120 gene encoding uncharacterized protein LOC120107120 isoform X2 — encoded protein: MPTLTPGTLLKLLDGMKVGAAKPIGEHRSALLQVSDILPIDVDEKDLWPTRGFYIKVSDSSYFMYASLPFEQNDLVLSNKMQLGQFMYVDRLEPGLPVPVVKGARPLPGRHPLVGRPQPIVPMIENGERLGKSAMLDFGERKPVKERTQTCLISPLINGRLPKEASEMAFGSPRTGNILSKITHWKGEIATKIRESSITSKFRRNKSLGNEGLGIPRTPSTVCTLLIFPFIY